ATGCAGTTTACTGGTAAATATGTAACTAGAGAGCTATACATACCCTGATTAAAGAAACCCAAGATAGCACCGACAATAACATGACTGAAATGTATACCAGTAAGTATAAATAGACCATTACCAAATCCATTATCGTTAATATAAATAGATAGACCTAAGTATTCCGTACAGACTAAcattaggaaggagactaccaaagtgaatatcatgatattt
Above is a genomic segment from Toxoplasma gondii ME49 unplaced genomic scaffold asmbl.42, whole genome shotgun sequence containing:
- a CDS encoding hypothetical protein (encoded by transcript TGME49_322600~Signal peptide predicted by SignalP 2.0 HMM (probability 0.657) with cleavage site probability 0.548 at residue 17~Predicted trans-membrane domain (TMHMM2.0):28-51:60-83:118-136), which produces MTIMLSALSIVVSSVYLKNQHLYTSCTNIMIFTLVVSFLMLVCTEYLGLSIYINDNGFGNGLFILTGIHFSHVIVGAILGFFNQGMYSSLVTYLPVNCITLSKCKGTLCKIFSEHLQSYIYIFVEAVWIMIHVTFYL